In the Solanum pennellii chromosome 5, SPENNV200 genome, one interval contains:
- the LOC107020862 gene encoding uncharacterized protein LOC107020862 codes for MEKNVEEALQAKANAERKFAERDFVSAKNYALRAQMLCPQLDGISQMVATFGVHSAAEIKVNGELDFYTILGMDPSANRAKLKKQYKRMAVLLHPDKNKNVGADGAFKFISEAWTVLSDRAKRSAYDQRRNLFTLHTSGVGNYANYSNTPASHGRLDTFWTVCTSCQVQYEYHRKYVNKRLSCKNCRGVFIAVETGLAPVNGSYAFSPWPYVPENGYKSHGCGVTYVPTSPAYSANSRVTGHHSKHGSEHASNLSFQWSSFPGTSAGVVDPNGSSTGFSFIQQTNTKASGKKANGKQELTKTVADGSVGSDQLPRRPGRPPKKRKIDVESTNGYSNGDVSSNAAAEVIMADGNGSESLKRNAKLPTAEVPIRRWPTAPAFDPRPLLIDKARTDIRKKLEEIRLAAVESEKKRKTHAQFGESSERPKREGLGLTAHQSDMRKTGSMSLTVPDSDFHDFDKDRSEDCFMPKQIWALYDEEDGMPRLYCLIRQVISVQPFKVHISYLSSKTDSEFGIVNWLDSGFTKSCGKFRAFNSEVIEQVNIFSHLLGGEKAGRGGCVQIYPKRGDIWAIYRNWSPDWNRKTPDEVRHQYEMVEVLGDYSEDFGVCIAPLVKLDGFKTVYRRNTNQDAIRKIPRREMLRFSHQVPSCLLKRETMNLPEGCWELDPAATPDDLLQGVRDVQEERPIQTERSSGVDLDEMSQAETRILADKDLRQREYSSVPDMFDEATPGLEIQENSNEHQTLFKPSTELPQSARQAHTFEEPSKMHNHSATTPGEHPRAVMNE; via the coding sequence ATGGAGAAAAATGTAGAGGAAGCACTACAAGCTAAAGCAAATGCCGAAAGGAAATTTGCGGAGAGAGATTTTGTGAGTGCAAAAAATTATGCTTTAAGAGCTCAGATGCTGTGTCCTCAGTTGGATGGCATATCACAAATGGTAGCGACATTTGGTGTTCACAGTGCTGCAGAGATAAAGGTTAATGGAGAACTTGATTTCTACACGATACTGGGTATGGATCCATCTGCAAACAGGGCTAAGCTGAAGAAACAATATAAGAGGATGGCTGTGTTACTCCATCCTGATAAGAACAAAAATGTAGGAGCTGATGGTGCGTTTAAGTTTATTTCTGAAGCATGGACTGTATTGTCTGATCGTGCTAAAAGAAGCGCTTATGATCAGAGGAGAAATTTATTTACTCTGCATACTTCTGGTGTTGGCAACTATGCTAATTACTCCAACACTCCAGCTTCTCATGGAAGGCTCGATACATTTTGGACTGTTTGTACCTCTTGTCAGGTTCAATATGAATATCATAGGAAATATGTGAACAAACGGCTGTCTTGTAAGAACTGTCGTGGGGTTTTCATAGCTGTTGAAACTGGATTGGCCCCTGTAAATGGTTCCTATGCATTTAGCCCTTGGCCTTATGTGCCTGAGAATGGATACAAAAGCCATGGTTGTGGGGTTACGTATGTTCCAACATCGCCTGCTTATTCTGCAAATAGTAGGGTCACAGGACATCATTCTAAGCATGGTTCGGAGCATGCTTCCAATTTATCCTTTCAGTGGAGCTCCTTCCCTGGAACTTCTGCCGGAGTTGTAGATCCAAATGGTTCATCCACTGGCTTCAGTTTTATCCAGCAGACAAATACGAAAGCCTCTGGAAAAAAAGCTAATGGGAAGCAAGAACTAACCAAAACAGTTGCTGATGGGTCTGTGGGTAGTGATCAACTGCCCCGCAGGCCTGGTAGGCCTCCtaagaagagaaaaattgaTGTGGAGAGTACAAATGGTTATAGTAATGGTGATGTGTCTTCAAACGCTGCTGCAGAAGTCATAATGGCAGATGGAAACGGGAGTGAGAGTTTGAAAAGAAATGCTAAGCTTCCTACTGCGGAAGTTCCAATCCGAAGATGGCCTACGGCTCCTGCATTTGATCCAAGACCGTTGTTAATTGACAAGGCAAGAACAGATATCCGCAAGAAACTGGAAGAGATCAGGTTGGCTGCTGTAGAGTccgagaaaaagagaaagacacaTGCTCAATTTGGTGAATCGAGTGAAAGACCTAAAAGAGAAGGTCTTGGTCTTACTGCTCATCAATCGGATATGAGGAAAACTGGGTCCATGAGTTTGACTGTTCCAGACTCTGACTTCCATGATTTTGACAAGGATAGATCAGAGGATTGCTTCATGCCAAAGCAGATATGGGCTTTATATGATGAggaagatggtatgcctcgctTGTATTGTCTGATCCGCCAAGTTATCTCGGTGCAGCCCTTCAAGGTTCATATCAGCTACTTAAGTTCAAAAACAGATAGTGAATTTGGGATAGTCAATTGGTTGGATTCTGGTTTTACCAAGTCATGTGGAAAATTTAGGGCCTTTAACTCTGAAGTTATTGAGCAAGTCAACATATTTTCTCACCTTCTAGGTGGGGAGAAGGCTGGAAGAGGAGGGTGTGTTCAGATTTACCCAAAAAGGGGAGACATTTGGGCCATTTATCGAAATTGGTCGCCAGATTGGAACAGGAAAACCCCAGATGAAGTGAGGCACCAGTATGAAATGGTGGAGGTCCTTGGTGATTATTCTGAAGATTTTGGTGTTTGCATTGCTCCTTTGGTCAAATTAGATGGATTCAAGACAGTATACCGACGAAACACGAATCAGGATGCCATTCGGAAGATTCCCAGAAGAGAAATGTTGCGATTTTCACATCAGGTGCCATCTTGTTTACTGAAAAGAGAAACAATGAACTTGCCGGAGGGGTGCTGGGAGCTCGACCCTGCTGCTACTCCAGATGATTTGCTTCAAGGGGTACGTGACGTACAGGAGGAAAGACCTATTCAAACTGAAAGGTCTTCGGGAGTTGATCTAGACGAGATGTCTCAGGCTGAAACCAGAATATTGGCTGATAAAGATCTTAGACAACGAGAGTACTCTTCTGTTCCTGATATGTTCGATGAGGCTACACCTGGCTTGGAGATTCAAGAAAACTCGAATGAACATCAAACTCTGTTCAAACCATCCACCGAGCTTCCTCAATCTGCAAGGCAAGCTCATACTTTTGAGGAACCCAGCAAAATGCACAATCACAGTGCTACAACACCAGGTGAGCATCCGCGAGCTGTGATGAATGAATAg